From Bacteroidota bacterium, a single genomic window includes:
- a CDS encoding DUF1801 domain-containing protein, whose amino-acid sequence MPENKTKPTGASVADYIASRASEQQHADCRKLMTLLKRVTRQPPKMWGPSIVGYGSIRYTYESGRSGEMPLAAFAIRGHELVVYLDCEDAGQKALLSRLGKHKMGRSCLYFKQLSDLDYAVLEKLVRNSVAEVKRRYG is encoded by the coding sequence ATGCCCGAAAACAAGACAAAGCCAACTGGCGCAAGCGTGGCTGACTACATTGCATCACGAGCCAGCGAGCAGCAACATGCCGATTGTCGGAAACTGATGACGTTGCTGAAGCGAGTTACCCGGCAACCGCCGAAAATGTGGGGGCCGAGTATCGTCGGCTATGGCTCCATCCGCTACACGTACGAGAGCGGCCGGTCCGGCGAAATGCCACTGGCGGCGTTTGCTATCAGAGGTCACGAACTCGTCGTTTACCTGGACTGCGAAGACGCGGGACAAAAAGCGCTGCTGTCGAGACTCGGCAAGCACAAGATGGGCAGGTCCTGTCTGTACTTCAAGCAACTTTCCGATCTTGACTACGCGGTGCTTGAGAAGCTTGTGAGGAACTCGGTCGCAGAGGTGAAGCGGCGCTATGGGTGA